The proteins below come from a single Cervus canadensis isolate Bull #8, Minnesota chromosome 2, ASM1932006v1, whole genome shotgun sequence genomic window:
- the ZNF644 gene encoding zinc finger protein 644 isoform X3: MDDLKINTDVTGAKEELLDDNSFVSDKESGVHKPKDCQASFQKNNTFTLPEELSKDKSEKALSGGQSTLFIHAGAPTVSSENFILPKGAAVNGPVSHSSLTKTSSMNKGSVSLTTGQPVDQPTTESCSGLNVAADLQLSTPQKASQHQVLFLLSDVAHAKNPTHSIKKLPTSASIGCDIQNSVGSGIKSDSTLMNQVEVGEDSEDLLVKNDCVSTLTGISSGTDEFRSDNDTNWDPQKEFIQFLITNDDTVDKAPVNSKIGLEKKRKRKMDVSKITRYTEDCFSDSNCVPNKSKMLEVDFMEQNEDVQAIDSRTYALSQVKPESADEDLESVDTFQHLIFNSEKCGEDSSPVHTSTFLSNTLKKKCEESDSESPATFSTEEPSFYPCTKCNVNFREKKHLHRHMMYHLDGNSHFRHLNVPRPYACRECGRTFRDRNSLLKHMIIHQERRQKLMEEIRELKELQDEGRSARLQCPQCVFGTNCPKTFVQHAKTHEKDKRYYCCEECNFMAVTENELECHRGIAHGAVVKCPIVSSDVAQRKTHKKTFMKDPIIGSSKKSATYICKMCPFTTSVRSIFKKHMEYLHSSSCIDSFGSPLGLDKRKSDIIEEPIDTDSPKPLTKQQSTFPKNSALKQDVKRTFGSSSQSGNFSKFHKRPHRIQKARKSIAQSGVNVCNQNSSPHKPVMIKSSIDQKPKYFHQTAKEKSNAKANSNYLYRHKYENYRMIKKSGESYPLHFKKEEASSLNSLHLFSSSNSHNNSFISDPHNSDTKRSESFKDHRRVAVKRVVKESKKESSVGGEDLDSYPDFLHKMTVVVLQKLNSAEKKDSYETEDESSWDNVELSDYTTQTIEDETYHDINQEHVNLFPLFKSKVEGQQSGENATLSYDQNDGFYFEYYEDGGTNNFLHEIHDPQHLENAETALSKHSSVFHWTDLSLEKKSCPYCPATFETGVGLSNHVRGHLHRAGLSYEARHVVSPEQIATSDKMQHFKRTGTGTPVKRVRKALEKSENTSEHTCQLCGGWFDTKIGLSNHVRGHLKRLGKTKWDAHKSPICVLNEMMQNEEKYEKILKALNSRRIIPRPFVAQKLASSDDFLSQNVIPLEAYRNGLKTEALSVSASEEEGLSFLNEYDETKPELPSGKKNQSLTLIELLKNKRMGEEKNSSVSPQKIHNQTARKRFVQKCVLPLNEDSPLMYQPQKMDFTMHSALDCKQKKSRSRSGSKKKLLTLPHGADEVYILRCRFCGLVFRGPLSVQEDWIKHLQRHIVNANLPRTGAGMVEVTSLLKKPASITETSFSLLMAEAAS, from the exons ATGGATGATTTGAAGATAAACACCGATGTTACTGGTGCTAAAGAAGAACTCCTAGATGACAACAGTTTTGTATCAGACAAAGAGAGTGGAGTTCATAAACCAAAAGATTGTCAAGCATCATTTCAGAAAAACAATACATTCACTTTGCCTGAAGAACTGTCAAAGGACAAATCTGAAAAAGCCTTAAGTGGAGGCCAGTCTACTCTGTTTATACATGCTGGTGCTCCTACTGTTTCTAGTGAAAACTTTATCTTGCCTAAGGGAGCTGCTGTTAATGGACCAGTTTCACACTCCTCCTTAACTAAGACTTCCAGTATGAATAAAGGCAGTGTTTcattaaccactggacagcctgTGGATCAGCCAACAACAGAATCTTGTTCAGGTTTGAATGTGGCAGCCGATCTTCAGCTCTCTACACCACAGAAAGCAAGTCAAcaccaagttttatttttattatcagatGTAGCACATGCTAAGAATCCAACCCATTCCATTAAAAAACTACCTACCTCTGCTTCAATTGGTTGTGACATTCAGAATTCAGTAGGGAGTGGTATAAAGTCAGATAGCACTTTAATGAATCAAGTAGAGGTGGGTGAGGATAGTGAAGATTTATTGGTAAAAAATGATTGTGTCAGTACATTAACAGGAATTTCCTCAGGTACAGATGAATTTAGGTCAGACAATGATACAAACTGGGATCCCCAAAAAGAGTTCATTCAGTTTCTTATAACTAATGATGACACAGTAGATAAAGCTCCAGTTAACTCTAAAATAGgtctggaaaaaaagagaaagcgaAAAATGGATGTAAGCAAGATAACTCGTTATACTGAAGATTGTTTTAGTGATTCTAACTGTGTACCCAACAAGTCAAAAATGCTAGAAGTAGACTTTATGGAACAGAATGAAGACGTGCAAGCAATAGACTCACGGACATATGCATTATCACAAGTGAAACCTGAATCAGCTGATGAAGACTTGGAATCTGTGGATACTTTTCAACATCTAATTTTTAACTCAGAGAAGTGTGGAGAAGACAGTTCACCTGTTCATACTAGCACTTTTCTTTCaaataccttaaaaaagaaatgtgaagaaaGTGATTCTGAGTCACCTGCTACTTTCAGCACCGAAGAGCCATCATTCTACCCCTGTACAAAGTGCAATGtgaattttagggagaaaaagcatCTCCACAGGCATATGATGTATCATTTAGATGGGAATAGTCACTTTCGTCATCTTAATGTCCCAAGGCCATATGCTTGTAGAGAATGTGGACGGACATTTCGAGATCGTAACTCACTGCTAAAGCATATGATTATTCAccaagaaagaagacagaaattgATGGAGGAAATACGTGAATTGAAAGAACTTCAGGATGAAGGAAGAAGTGCACGATTACAATGCCCTCAGTGTGTATTTGGTACCAATTGCCCTAAAACATTTGTGCAGCATGCTAAAACCcatgaaaaagataaaaggtaCTACTGCTGTGAAGAGTGTAACTTTATGGCAGTGACAGAAAATGAGCTGGAATGCCATAGAGGAATTGCCCATGGAGCAGTGGTAAAATGCCCTATTGTCAGTTCTGATGTAGCCCAGagaaagacacacaaaaaaacattCATGAAAGACCCCATTATAGGATCATCCAAAAAATCAGCTACCTATATATGTAAGATGTGCCCTTTTACTACTTCAGTcaggagtatttttaaaaaacatatggaGTACTTGCATTCATCATCATGCATTGATTCATTTGGCAGTCCTCTTGGACttgataaaagaaaaagtgacatAATTGAAGAACCTATAGATACTGATAGTCCTAAACCATTAACTAAACAACAGTCAACATTTCCAAAGAACTCTGCTTTAAAACAAGATGTAAAGCGAACATTTGGATCATCCTCACAATCAggtaatttttcaaaattccataAACGGCCACACAGAATACAAAAGGCTCGGAAAAGCATTGCCCAGTCAGGTGTAAATGTGTGCAATCAAAACAGTTCTCCTCACAAGCCTGTTATGATTAAAAGCAGCATTGACCAAAAACCTAAGTATTTCCAtcagacagcaaaagaaaaatctaatgCCAAGGCAAATAGCAACTATTTATATAGACATAAATatgaaaactacagaatgatcaaAAAATCAGGTGAATCATATCCTCTGCATTTCAAAAAAGAGGAAGCTAGTTCATTAAATTCTTTACATCTGTTTTCATCAAGTAATTCTCACAACAATAGTTTTATTTCAGACCCTCATAACTCTGACACCAAAAGGTCAGAAAGCTTCAAAGACCACAGGCGTGTAGCTGTAAAGAGAGTAGTTAAGGAATCTAAGAAGGAAAGTTCTGTTGGAGGAGAAGACTTGGATAGCTATCCAGATTTCTTGCATAAGATGACCGTTGTTGTTTTGCAAAAACTTAATTCTGCCGAAAAGAAAGATAGCTATGAAACAGAAGATGAAAGTTCCTGGGACAATGTTGAGCTAAGTGACTACACTACACAGACTATAGAAGATGAAACCTATCATGATATTAATCAAGAACATGTAAACTTATTCCCTCTATTTAAAAGCAAGGTGGAAGGTCAACAGTCCGGAGAAAATGCTACACTTAGTTATGATCAGAATGATggcttttattttgaatattatgaaGATGGTGGAACTAATAACTTTTTGCATGAGATTCATGATCCTCagcatttagaaaatgcagaaactgCATTGTCAAAGCATAGTTCTGTTTTTCACTGGActgatctgtctcttgagaagAAATCATGTCCTTACTGCCCAGCAACATTTGAAACAGGTGTTGGGTTGTCAAATCATGTCAGGGGACATCTTCACAGAGCAGGATTAAGCTATGAAGCCCGCCATGTTGTATCACCAGAACAAATAGCCACAAGTGACAAAATGCAACATTTCAAAAGAACTGGCACAGGAACACCTGTTAAGCGAGttagaaaag ctttagaGAAGTCTGAAAACACTTCTGAACACACTTGTCAGCTGTGTGGTGGTTGGTTTGATACTAAAATTGGATTATCAAATCATGTTAGAGGCCACCTGAAAAGACTTGGAAAGACCAAGTGGGATGCTCACAAATCTCCAATCTGTGTTCTGAATGAGATGatgcaaaatgaagaaaaatacgAAAAAATCTTAAAGGCATTGAACAGTCGTCGTATTATTCCTCGACCATTTGTAGCTCAAAAACTTGCATCAAGTGATGACTTTCTATCTCAAAATGTTATACCTCTTGAAGCATACCGTAATGGCCTAAAGACTGAAGCTTTATCAGTGTCTGCATCAGAGGAAGAAGGGCTGAGTTTCTTAAATGAATATGATGAAACTAAGCCAGAACTGCCCAGTGGAAAAAAGAATCAGTCTCTTACACTGATAGaactgcttaaaaataaaaggatgggaGAAGAAAAGAATTCCTCTGTTTCTCCTCAAAAGATCCATAATCAAACTGCAAGAAAGAGGTTTGTTCAGAAATGTGTTCTTCCACTAAATGAAGATAGTCCATTGATGTATCAACCACAAAAAATGGACTTCACTATGCACTCAG CCTTAGATTGTAAGCAAAAGAAATCAAGGTCAAGATCCGGAAGCAAGAAGAAACTTCTAACATTACCTCATGGTGCTGACGAGGTTTACATTCTCCGATGCAG GTTTTGTGGCCTAGTCTTTCGTGGACCGTTGTCTGTTCAGGAAGACTGGATTAAGCACTTACAACGACACATTGTAAACGCTAACCTTCCACGGACTGGAGCTGGCATGGTGGAAGTCACATCACTACTCAAAAAGCCTGCCTCCATTACAGAAACTTCATTTTCTCTACTAATGGCAGAAGCAGCTTCATAG
- the ZNF644 gene encoding zinc finger protein 644 isoform X4, with protein sequence MLIRQNLALDCKQKKSRSRSGSKKKLLTLPHGADEVYILRCRFCGLVFRGPLSVQEDWIKHLQRHIVNANLPRTGAGMVEVTSLLKKPASITETSFSLLMAEAAS encoded by the exons CCTTAGATTGTAAGCAAAAGAAATCAAGGTCAAGATCCGGAAGCAAGAAGAAACTTCTAACATTACCTCATGGTGCTGACGAGGTTTACATTCTCCGATGCAG GTTTTGTGGCCTAGTCTTTCGTGGACCGTTGTCTGTTCAGGAAGACTGGATTAAGCACTTACAACGACACATTGTAAACGCTAACCTTCCACGGACTGGAGCTGGCATGGTGGAAGTCACATCACTACTCAAAAAGCCTGCCTCCATTACAGAAACTTCATTTTCTCTACTAATGGCAGAAGCAGCTTCATAG